One genomic segment of Acinetobacter sp. C26M includes these proteins:
- a CDS encoding HRDC domain-containing protein, which translates to MFQFIQQQQDLAVLLNQMEQCSVYALDTEFIKVDTLYPKLGVCQINLNGQIVLLDGASLDFTEFWPKIFAAQQNVFHACSEDIDLIYHYADQKPLNNVFDTQVALAFLGHGLQVSYQNALKTCLNIEIEKDQTRSDWLARPLTQEQMCYAANDVIYLSKLADALKTDLKAKGLYQYVLEDCQNLTKEIAMETPLAELYTDIGNYRHSRRELMQLQQLSIWREQITKALNQPRSFILRNSTMIDLVEKNPRNNFQLARIKDIRPNIVREHGKMILDLLKFLPPEEEWPLRMAKPIKSNSKEVAPKIDALIESVVLKTGIPKEVLLRKKWMHAIYEHVVFHLDEQSLPSYLMGWRYDILTQPLIALLKEDIEYLAMQMKAAR; encoded by the coding sequence ATGTTTCAGTTTATCCAACAGCAACAAGATTTAGCTGTTCTCCTCAATCAGATGGAACAGTGTTCTGTCTATGCACTTGATACTGAGTTTATTAAGGTTGACACCTTATATCCTAAACTTGGTGTCTGCCAAATCAATTTAAACGGTCAAATTGTATTACTTGATGGTGCAAGCTTGGATTTTACCGAGTTTTGGCCAAAAATTTTTGCAGCACAACAGAATGTTTTTCATGCCTGTAGTGAAGATATTGATCTGATCTATCATTATGCAGACCAAAAGCCACTTAATAATGTATTTGATACGCAAGTTGCACTGGCATTTCTCGGGCATGGCTTACAGGTCAGTTATCAGAACGCACTGAAGACCTGTTTGAATATTGAAATTGAAAAAGATCAAACTCGCTCGGATTGGCTGGCAAGACCATTGACGCAAGAGCAGATGTGTTATGCCGCAAATGATGTGATTTATTTAAGTAAACTTGCAGATGCACTAAAAACAGATCTAAAAGCGAAAGGTTTATATCAATACGTACTGGAAGATTGCCAGAATCTCACCAAAGAAATTGCGATGGAAACCCCACTGGCAGAATTGTATACCGATATTGGTAACTATCGACATTCACGCCGTGAGTTGATGCAGTTACAGCAATTGAGTATATGGCGAGAGCAGATTACCAAAGCATTGAACCAGCCGCGCAGTTTTATTCTTCGCAACTCGACCATGATTGATTTGGTGGAAAAAAATCCACGTAATAACTTTCAGCTTGCTCGGATTAAAGATATTCGTCCGAATATTGTGCGTGAACATGGCAAAATGATTCTTGATTTACTCAAATTCTTACCGCCAGAGGAAGAATGGCCATTACGTATGGCTAAACCAATAAAGAGTAATTCTAAAGAAGTTGCACCTAAAATTGATGCGCTGATTGAAAGTGTAGTGCTAAAAACTGGGATACCCAAAGAAGTACTACTGCGTAAGAAGTGGATGCATGCCATCTATGAACATGTGGTATTCCATTTAGATGAACAGTCTTTGCCGAGTTATTTAATGGGCTGGCGCTATGACATTTTGACGCAACCATTGATTGCGTTGTTAAAAGAAGATATTGAATATCTTGCGATGCAAATGAAAGCCGCACGTTAA
- the recR gene encoding recombination mediator RecR encodes MFSERFEQLVQALRILPSVGPKSAQRMALHLLMKNREGAFALSHALHEASSHIHECRICHSLTENEICDICASIERDEQLLCVVESPADVMAIEQSGSFRGKYHVLGGHLSPLDGIGPEEIGIPYLIQRLSAGEIQEVILATNATVEGQATAHYLVEATKHLPIHMTRIAQGVPQGGELEYVDSHTLSQAVHNRMRMK; translated from the coding sequence GTGTTTAGTGAACGATTTGAACAGTTAGTTCAAGCATTACGTATATTACCAAGTGTCGGTCCTAAATCCGCACAGCGTATGGCATTACATTTATTAATGAAAAATCGTGAAGGTGCATTTGCATTGTCACATGCCTTACATGAAGCTTCGAGCCATATTCATGAATGTCGTATTTGTCATTCATTAACAGAAAATGAAATCTGTGATATTTGTGCTTCAATAGAGCGCGATGAACAATTGTTATGTGTGGTTGAATCACCGGCAGATGTGATGGCAATCGAGCAGAGCGGCAGTTTTCGTGGAAAGTACCACGTTCTCGGTGGACACCTTTCTCCATTAGACGGTATCGGCCCAGAAGAGATTGGAATTCCGTATCTGATTCAACGTCTCAGTGCTGGTGAAATTCAAGAGGTGATTTTGGCAACCAATGCAACGGTAGAAGGACAGGCTACGGCGCATTACTTGGTTGAAGCAACCAAACATTTACCGATCCATATGACCCGAATTGCACAAGGCGTACCACAAGGTGGTGAGTTGGAATATGTAGATAGCCATACCTTAAGCCAAGCTGTACATAACCGTATGCGGATGAAATAA
- a CDS encoding YbaB/EbfC family nucleoid-associated protein codes for MNINMLMQQAQRMQKDMESNLKKAKEELAKTEVHAEAGGGLVKVTMTCRNVVKRIEISPDLLQDEADMIEDLIAAAMNDAARQVEVISEEKLQGANSGMGLPPGLSGLF; via the coding sequence ATGAACATTAATATGCTCATGCAGCAAGCTCAGCGCATGCAAAAAGATATGGAATCAAATCTTAAAAAAGCCAAAGAAGAGCTTGCAAAAACTGAAGTTCATGCGGAAGCAGGCGGTGGTTTAGTTAAAGTAACCATGACTTGCCGTAATGTGGTTAAGCGTATCGAAATCAGTCCTGATTTATTACAAGATGAAGCAGATATGATCGAAGACTTAATTGCTGCGGCTATGAATGATGCAGCACGTCAAGTTGAAGTGATTTCTGAAGAGAAGTTACAAGGTGCAAACTCAGGTATGGGCTTACCACCGGGTCTATCTGGTTTATTTTAA
- a CDS encoding O-succinylhomoserine sulfhydrylase, with amino-acid sequence MNPSDDLEYQLETLAIRTGHDRTSEGEHSEPIFLTSSFVCESAADAAAKFSGQIAGNTYSRYTNPTVQAFEKRLAVLDGAERAVATSSGMAAVHAMCMAYLKAGDHVICSRAVFGSIIALFEKYVAKFAVDVTFVDLDDLEGWKQAIRPNTRILFIETPSNPLAQVGDMQAIADIAHANGALFAVDNCFCTPVLQQPIKFGADLVLYSATKYIDGQGRALGGAVVGKNDLLEEVNGVIRTLGNSMSPFNAWIFLKGLETLSIRMKAHCESAQKLAEWLHQHEKVEKVYYAGLADHPGHELAKKQQKGFGGVVSFVVKGQREGAWTVIDNTRFLSITSNLGDVKSTITHPATTSHGRMSAEAKQAAGIEEGLIRVSVGLEDIDDIIRDISRGLDLI; translated from the coding sequence ATGAATCCAAGCGATGATTTAGAATACCAATTAGAAACACTGGCAATTCGCACAGGGCATGATCGTACCTCTGAAGGTGAGCATAGTGAGCCGATCTTTCTGACCTCATCATTTGTGTGCGAAAGTGCGGCTGATGCTGCTGCAAAATTCTCTGGGCAAATCGCTGGTAATACTTATTCACGTTATACCAATCCAACGGTACAGGCATTTGAAAAACGCCTAGCGGTACTGGATGGTGCAGAGCGTGCAGTGGCGACCAGTTCAGGCATGGCAGCAGTCCATGCAATGTGCATGGCCTATTTAAAAGCTGGTGACCATGTCATTTGTTCTCGTGCAGTATTTGGTTCAATCATCGCGTTGTTTGAAAAATATGTGGCGAAATTTGCAGTTGATGTCACTTTCGTAGATCTAGATGATCTAGAAGGCTGGAAACAAGCGATTCGTCCAAATACTCGTATCTTATTTATTGAAACGCCGTCTAATCCTTTGGCACAAGTGGGTGATATGCAAGCGATTGCTGATATCGCACATGCCAATGGCGCGTTGTTTGCAGTGGATAATTGTTTCTGTACGCCAGTATTACAACAACCGATTAAGTTTGGTGCGGATTTAGTGCTTTATTCAGCAACTAAATATATCGATGGGCAAGGTCGTGCGCTTGGTGGTGCAGTGGTTGGTAAAAATGACTTGCTTGAAGAAGTAAATGGTGTGATTCGTACTTTGGGCAATTCGATGAGTCCATTTAATGCATGGATTTTCTTGAAAGGCTTGGAAACACTCAGCATTCGTATGAAAGCGCATTGTGAAAGTGCACAAAAATTGGCGGAATGGCTACATCAGCACGAAAAAGTTGAAAAAGTGTATTACGCTGGTTTAGCTGATCATCCTGGACATGAGTTGGCGAAAAAACAGCAAAAAGGTTTTGGCGGTGTTGTATCTTTTGTGGTGAAAGGCCAACGTGAAGGTGCTTGGACTGTGATCGATAACACCCGTTTCTTGTCGATTACCAGTAATCTAGGTGACGTTAAGTCAACAATTACGCATCCAGCAACGACCTCGCATGGTAGAATGTCAGCTGAAGCTAAACAAGCTGCAGGAATTGAAGAAGGTTTGATTCGTGTGTCTGTTGGTTTAGAAGACATTGATGATATTATTCGCGACATATCACGCGGTTTAGATTTAATTTAA
- a CDS encoding alpha/beta fold hydrolase, producing MKSLVEQQKINFKHLAMRVFDADKLVLSQSTPYQVIAQFKQTRVRFYASENKRYKEPLVFVAPLAINMDIYDLYPYRSLVKHFQESGFDVYLIDWGKLTYKNYQINFLSFIDKFIPKCIEAIQQHSKSEKISLHGWSMAGIFVTLYTARHQPSVVKNLVVLGSPIDSYASGYIGKLYKTLAYLTTRNPTIKDYIYNRLPKLMIHSPGFLNSLGFKLLDPKGWIDGNIQLLKNLDNLKLVQEDATLSHFLNNMVDYPGGVNQDMLFNVWLQNPLKNGAIQLKNKTIELKNINCSLFVGAGKGDQLVTSESAFPLTQLTSSQDVTFTLIPGGHLGLMSSQNSSIEFWPTLATWLAERSTQIRR from the coding sequence ATGAAATCGCTTGTGGAACAGCAAAAAATAAATTTTAAACATCTGGCTATGCGTGTATTCGATGCCGACAAACTGGTTTTGTCTCAATCGACACCGTATCAAGTGATTGCGCAATTTAAACAAACCCGTGTTCGTTTTTACGCTTCAGAAAATAAACGCTATAAAGAACCATTGGTTTTTGTCGCGCCTTTAGCGATCAATATGGACATCTATGATTTATATCCTTACCGCTCATTGGTCAAACATTTTCAGGAAAGCGGCTTTGATGTTTATCTAATAGATTGGGGAAAACTCACCTATAAAAATTATCAAATTAACTTCTTATCTTTTATTGATAAGTTTATTCCGAAATGTATTGAAGCCATTCAACAACATTCCAAATCTGAAAAAATTTCACTGCACGGTTGGAGTATGGCCGGGATTTTTGTCACGCTTTATACCGCTCGCCATCAGCCAAGTGTGGTGAAAAACCTTGTGGTGTTAGGTAGTCCAATCGATAGCTATGCCTCTGGTTATATTGGCAAACTCTATAAGACTTTGGCTTATCTGACCACCCGTAATCCAACCATTAAGGATTACATCTATAACCGTTTACCAAAATTAATGATCCACTCACCTGGATTTTTAAACTCGCTTGGATTCAAACTGTTAGACCCTAAAGGCTGGATTGACGGTAATATCCAATTACTGAAAAACTTAGATAATCTAAAGTTGGTACAAGAAGATGCAACGCTTAGCCACTTCTTAAATAACATGGTTGATTATCCGGGTGGTGTGAACCAAGACATGCTGTTTAACGTCTGGCTGCAGAATCCTTTAAAAAATGGCGCAATTCAGCTCAAGAACAAAACCATAGAACTCAAAAACATCAATTGCTCTCTATTTGTGGGCGCAGGTAAAGGCGATCAACTGGTCACTTCTGAGTCTGCGTTTCCGCTAACCCAGTTGACAAGCAGTCAAGATGTCACGTTTACTCTTATTCCTGGCGGGCACTTAGGTTTAATGTCCAGTCAAAACAGTTCAATAGAGTTCTGGCCAACGCTAGCGACTTGGTTAGCCGAACGATCGACGCAAATAAGAAGGTAA
- a CDS encoding NAD(P)-dependent oxidoreductase, with protein MTQSVAFIGLGAMGYRMAAHLPKYFENVYVWNRNFSKAEQHATEYGTQAVELAQAVQADIIFSCLPTSDDVEVLIEGIDIKSDSIWIDCTSGVPEAARRLAEKLKVKNVDFLDAPVSGQTIGAENATLTVMVGGDINAFERAYPAMAAVGKLIQHVGESGAGFAVKAINNMLLAVNLWSVAEGFSTLKAHGVNLDAALNCINASSGKSLVTETIFPQRVLSREFPVTFGLPLLAKDTGIALDLVKDAKLPAPILSLTQSLIQAANLTAEPNSDFSAAVKLYESWSKITLK; from the coding sequence ATGACTCAATCTGTTGCATTCATTGGTTTAGGTGCTATGGGCTATCGCATGGCAGCACATCTTCCTAAATATTTCGAAAACGTTTATGTCTGGAATCGAAATTTTAGTAAAGCAGAACAACATGCAACAGAATATGGAACTCAAGCAGTTGAACTCGCTCAAGCGGTTCAGGCTGATATTATCTTTTCTTGCTTACCAACCAGTGATGACGTTGAAGTCTTAATTGAAGGTATTGATATTAAATCAGATTCGATCTGGATTGACTGTACCAGTGGCGTGCCTGAAGCTGCACGCCGTTTGGCGGAGAAATTGAAAGTTAAAAATGTGGACTTTTTGGATGCACCTGTCAGTGGACAAACCATTGGTGCTGAAAATGCAACCTTAACCGTCATGGTTGGCGGTGATATTAATGCATTTGAACGTGCTTACCCTGCAATGGCAGCAGTCGGTAAATTAATTCAGCATGTTGGTGAATCTGGTGCTGGCTTTGCGGTAAAAGCAATTAATAATATGTTGCTCGCTGTAAATTTATGGTCTGTTGCTGAAGGTTTTAGTACCTTAAAAGCACATGGTGTCAATCTTGATGCAGCTCTGAACTGTATTAATGCTTCTAGTGGCAAAAGTCTGGTTACAGAAACTATTTTTCCACAACGTGTACTGAGTCGCGAATTTCCTGTGACTTTCGGACTTCCATTACTCGCAAAAGATACAGGTATCGCACTGGATCTCGTCAAGGACGCAAAACTCCCCGCTCCAATTCTGTCTTTAACACAAAGCTTGATTCAGGCGGCTAACCTCACTGCTGAGCCCAATAGCGACTTCTCGGCAGCTGTTAAATTGTATGAATCTTGGAGTAAAATTACACTGAAATAA
- a CDS encoding AraC family transcriptional regulator, translated as MTIELHGKLNETCEIKVLVGLINHFLDHANFFGIDRQTLLLHSGLTEQQLHDSNQCIALHYLEKLVAYTYSICNDPLIALAFFKKMDSTAYGVLGHLVPLSANLNKAIETLKEFQPLIGCIGDISLQVSPEIVYWKWKCRSNDPIFSRCANEYNLLWWISLIHLVRNEDFSVLKAVHFTHSLLKPELQNYYDEFFGCPVHFNQLETALLLHPKSLNMTLKTGNAGLYDSVRLFASKLLEQQKFEQTFTQQVKSQIYLLLSHDRLSRENVAEQLGITVRTLSRKLQFEQSSYSDLLDKVRFELAVNYLENYQHSILFIAKALGFYTSHSFITWFKSQTNLTPIQYRKNSNAKTIAV; from the coding sequence ATGACCATTGAATTACATGGAAAACTTAATGAAACTTGTGAAATAAAAGTATTGGTTGGCTTAATAAATCACTTTTTGGATCACGCTAATTTTTTTGGAATTGATAGACAAACTTTACTATTACACAGTGGCCTTACAGAGCAGCAACTGCATGATTCAAATCAGTGTATAGCCCTTCATTACCTTGAAAAACTTGTAGCCTATACATACTCGATTTGTAATGATCCATTGATTGCATTGGCTTTTTTCAAAAAGATGGATTCCACCGCCTATGGTGTGTTGGGACACTTAGTCCCATTATCTGCTAATTTAAATAAAGCCATAGAAACATTAAAAGAATTTCAGCCATTAATCGGATGTATTGGTGATATCTCCCTGCAAGTTAGCCCTGAAATTGTCTATTGGAAGTGGAAATGTAGATCGAATGATCCAATATTCAGTCGCTGTGCGAATGAGTACAATTTATTGTGGTGGATCAGCTTAATCCATTTGGTTCGAAATGAGGATTTTTCTGTACTTAAGGCGGTTCACTTCACACATAGCTTACTAAAACCTGAATTGCAGAACTACTATGATGAATTCTTTGGATGCCCTGTCCACTTTAATCAACTGGAAACAGCGTTATTATTACATCCTAAGTCTTTAAATATGACCTTAAAAACTGGAAATGCGGGCCTATATGATAGTGTGCGATTATTTGCCTCGAAATTATTAGAGCAACAAAAATTTGAGCAAACTTTTACTCAACAAGTTAAGTCACAAATTTATTTACTCCTCTCTCATGATCGCCTATCTCGTGAAAATGTCGCGGAGCAATTAGGAATCACGGTTAGAACCTTAAGTAGAAAATTACAATTCGAACAAAGTTCTTATAGTGATCTACTCGATAAAGTCCGATTCGAGCTTGCTGTCAATTATTTAGAGAATTATCAACATTCAATATTATTCATTGCTAAAGCATTAGGCTTTTATACCAGTCATTCCTTCATTACTTGGTTTAAATCACAAACAAATTTGACACCAATCCAATATCGTAAAAATTCGAATGCAAAAACGATTGCAGTTTAA
- a CDS encoding isochorismatase family protein has product MQNAFVSGAEAVPASKQLIASIRILLTKARSAHAPVIFLQNDGEIGTLDEPYQIGWELFFSPQLNEVIIRKSEDNGFKGTSLQQILDDHNVKSLAICGVLSEMCVAATARAALARDYAVWLPHDAHATYDVPAGPGSESVPAALAARVAEWSLGDEIMICASVDEIVFMKQEKDSSKLNNFII; this is encoded by the coding sequence ATGCAAAATGCTTTTGTATCAGGTGCGGAAGCTGTGCCTGCATCAAAGCAATTGATTGCTTCAATCCGTATTTTACTTACTAAAGCAAGGTCTGCGCATGCGCCAGTGATTTTCCTGCAAAATGATGGGGAGATTGGTACTTTAGATGAGCCATATCAAATTGGTTGGGAGTTATTTTTTTCTCCACAGCTTAATGAAGTGATTATACGGAAAAGTGAAGATAATGGTTTTAAAGGAACATCACTTCAACAGATCTTAGATGACCATAATGTGAAGTCTTTAGCCATATGTGGTGTTTTATCAGAGATGTGCGTTGCCGCAACAGCGCGTGCTGCTTTAGCGCGAGATTATGCGGTATGGTTACCGCATGATGCCCATGCAACTTATGATGTGCCGGCAGGACCAGGTTCAGAGAGTGTGCCAGCTGCTCTAGCGGCCAGAGTAGCAGAGTGGTCTCTTGGAGATGAAATTATGATTTGTGCATCGGTAGATGAGATTGTTTTTATGAAGCAGGAAAAAGACTCAAGCAAGTTGAATAATTTTATCATTTAA
- a CDS encoding BLUF domain-containing protein, producing MKSVRLLYVSKIKNIDSNLKTDLIKILDEAVDFNYRNNIRGVLYYGHGYFVQCLEGQKSLIDDLFYNKIVKDQRHINCEILYYIECENQFFSQWSMKFSPINQNISDFFMKYHLEEFNPYLLTAETVEKFVSVLAGEPEYDVKTYIS from the coding sequence ATGAAGTCTGTAAGACTTTTATACGTAAGTAAAATTAAGAATATTGACTCAAACTTAAAAACTGATTTGATTAAAATCCTCGATGAAGCCGTAGATTTCAATTATCGTAATAATATTAGAGGTGTCTTATATTATGGTCATGGATATTTTGTACAATGCTTAGAAGGTCAAAAAAGCCTTATTGATGATTTGTTTTATAATAAAATTGTGAAAGATCAACGTCATATCAATTGTGAAATCCTCTATTACATAGAGTGTGAGAATCAATTCTTCTCGCAATGGTCTATGAAATTTTCACCAATTAACCAGAATATCTCAGATTTTTTCATGAAGTATCATTTAGAAGAATTTAACCCATATCTACTAACAGCCGAGACAGTTGAAAAATTTGTTTCTGTTTTAGCTGGTGAACCTGAATATGATGTAAAAACTTATATTTCATAA
- a CDS encoding multidrug efflux SMR transporter, whose amino-acid sequence MAWAYLILAGIFEIVWAYSMKMSDGFSKLTPSIITIVFMILSFGLLAVAMKTLPLGTAYTIWVGIGAVGAFLIGIFLLHEPMGFLRLLAATSIIFGVVLMKVTSN is encoded by the coding sequence ATGGCTTGGGCTTATCTAATTTTAGCTGGTATTTTTGAAATCGTATGGGCATATTCTATGAAAATGTCTGATGGTTTTAGCAAACTTACGCCCAGCATCATTACGATCGTATTCATGATCCTAAGCTTCGGTTTATTAGCTGTTGCAATGAAAACGCTTCCTTTAGGGACTGCCTATACGATTTGGGTAGGTATCGGGGCTGTTGGTGCATTCCTGATTGGGATCTTCTTGCTTCATGAACCAATGGGATTTTTACGCCTATTAGCCGCCACCTCCATCATATTTGGTGTGGTACTGATGAAAGTAACTTCTAACTAG
- a CDS encoding lysozyme yields MKAIFDCLRKIGIGRLSRAKRHANKKLSNIATVSDVVEAVGIDSAMTISVDGIRLITSFEDLKLQAYDDGTGIWTIGFGTAVYPNGIRVVKSDYCSLEQAEFFFQHDLNRFQSTVNDAVTVALSQNQFDALVSLTYNIGQTAFKNSTLLKKLNASDYVGAADQFHVWNKGGGKILKGLVRRREVERNLFLKV; encoded by the coding sequence ATGAAAGCGATATTTGATTGCTTGAGAAAAATAGGTATCGGCAGATTAAGCAGAGCAAAGAGACACGCTAATAAGAAATTAAGCAATATTGCAACTGTAAGCGATGTTGTTGAAGCGGTTGGTATTGATTCTGCAATGACAATAAGTGTTGATGGTATTCGCCTAATTACGAGCTTTGAAGATTTAAAGTTACAAGCCTATGATGACGGTACTGGTATATGGACCATTGGTTTTGGCACCGCTGTTTATCCAAACGGTATTCGAGTTGTGAAGAGCGATTATTGTAGTTTGGAGCAGGCAGAGTTCTTTTTTCAACATGACTTGAATCGATTTCAGTCTACTGTCAACGATGCAGTAACTGTTGCACTGTCTCAAAATCAATTCGATGCGCTAGTTTCTTTGACTTATAACATTGGGCAAACAGCTTTCAAAAACTCTACTCTTCTGAAAAAACTAAATGCAAGTGACTATGTAGGTGCAGCAGATCAATTCCATGTGTGGAATAAAGGTGGAGGGAAAATTCTAAAAGGGTTGGTTAGACGTCGTGAAGTGGAACGAAATTTATTCTTAAAGGTATAA
- a CDS encoding YARHG domain-containing protein yields MNKLMVAVFAGLVALTGFSVQAATPEQECKKLQDDSNLIYASKGFCFKDADAKAKFGNENCHTTKPKFSDKEQQRLDEIKARQKELNCK; encoded by the coding sequence ATGAATAAATTGATGGTTGCAGTATTTGCTGGTTTAGTTGCCTTAACAGGTTTTAGTGTACAAGCTGCAACACCAGAACAAGAATGTAAAAAGTTACAAGATGACTCTAACCTGATCTATGCATCTAAAGGATTCTGTTTCAAAGACGCTGATGCCAAAGCTAAGTTCGGAAATGAAAATTGCCACACAACTAAGCCGAAGTTCTCTGACAAAGAGCAGCAACGTCTTGATGAAATTAAAGCTCGCCAAAAAGAGCTAAACTGCAAATAA
- a CDS encoding HIT family protein — protein sequence MAYDDQNIFARILRGELPAIKIYEDDQVLAFMDIMPQADGHALVIPKTPAVTLLDLPADAAAYTIQVVQKIAKAMETALEAKGIVLMQLSGAAAGQTVPHVHFHLIPSSVHELGRHAAKMGDQEKITALAEKIKAAL from the coding sequence ATGGCATACGATGACCAAAATATTTTTGCACGCATCCTTCGTGGTGAATTACCTGCAATCAAAATCTATGAAGATGATCAAGTTCTCGCGTTCATGGATATCATGCCCCAAGCAGATGGTCATGCTTTAGTGATTCCAAAAACTCCTGCTGTTACTTTATTGGACTTACCTGCTGATGCTGCAGCGTATACCATTCAGGTCGTGCAAAAGATTGCTAAAGCAATGGAAACAGCATTGGAAGCCAAAGGCATTGTTTTGATGCAATTATCTGGCGCAGCTGCTGGACAAACTGTACCTCATGTACACTTTCATTTGATTCCAAGTTCAGTGCATGAGCTTGGTCGCCATGCAGCAAAAATGGGTGATCAAGAAAAAATTACTGCGCTTGCTGAAAAGATCAAAGCTGCGCTCTAG
- a CDS encoding porin: MKKLLLAATVATLAMNAAQAAPTLYGKLNVTLDQIDKNGFKDESVTKVNSNASRIGVKGEEKLTDNLSAVYLIEWQFNADGDGDQSFSNRNRYVGIKSEGIGTLKVGQFDSYFKNAAGNNQDIFNDHNELDMTAVLAGEDRLKNVIGFETDKKLLGGLAFNIMFQQGEESSAADSAAKGKKGSRDGFGDGVSTSITYENKNIGLAAAVAGNFGVASKYSAYSLSDIYTDAIRVTGSLDLTPAGVDGLVFGALWQTAQPTDDTVTTSAGTPAVVTSYKGLQEDAYGVTAAYTIPSTPIKLKAEYISATTESDGRKDRKQDLYGVGADYQINKQTRFYGVVGQQKRDWLVKDDKKTTIGLGMEYNF; encoded by the coding sequence ATGAAAAAATTGCTTCTTGCTGCTACTGTAGCAACTTTAGCCATGAATGCAGCGCAAGCAGCACCAACATTGTATGGTAAGCTCAATGTGACTTTAGACCAAATTGATAAAAATGGCTTTAAAGACGAAAGCGTAACAAAAGTAAACTCAAACGCTTCTCGTATCGGGGTAAAAGGCGAAGAAAAATTGACTGATAACCTTTCAGCAGTTTACTTGATTGAATGGCAATTTAATGCGGATGGTGATGGTGATCAATCATTCAGCAACCGTAACCGTTATGTAGGTATTAAATCTGAAGGTATCGGTACTTTAAAAGTAGGTCAGTTTGATTCTTACTTTAAAAATGCAGCAGGAAACAACCAAGATATTTTTAACGATCACAATGAGCTAGATATGACAGCTGTATTAGCTGGTGAAGATCGCTTAAAGAACGTGATCGGTTTTGAAACTGATAAGAAACTGTTAGGTGGCTTAGCATTTAACATCATGTTCCAACAAGGTGAAGAATCTTCAGCTGCTGACAGTGCTGCTAAAGGTAAAAAAGGCAGCCGCGATGGTTTCGGTGATGGTGTATCAACCTCTATCACATATGAAAATAAGAACATCGGTTTAGCTGCAGCTGTTGCAGGTAACTTTGGTGTAGCATCTAAATATAGCGCTTATAGCTTATCTGATATTTATACAGATGCAATTCGTGTAACAGGCTCTTTAGACTTAACTCCTGCAGGTGTTGATGGCTTAGTGTTTGGTGCATTATGGCAAACTGCTCAACCAACTGATGATACTGTCACTACAAGTGCTGGCACTCCTGCAGTTGTGACTTCATATAAAGGTTTACAAGAAGATGCATATGGCGTAACAGCTGCATATACGATTCCATCAACACCAATCAAGTTAAAAGCAGAATATATCTCTGCAACAACTGAGTCTGATGGTCGTAAAGATCGTAAACAAGATCTTTATGGTGTAGGTGCTGACTATCAAATCAACAAACAAACGCGTTTCTACGGTGTTGTAGGTCAACAAAAACGTGATTGGTTAGTAAAAGATGATAAGAAAACTACAATCGGTTTAGGTATGGAATACAACTTCTAA